In Melospiza melodia melodia isolate bMelMel2 chromosome 30, bMelMel2.pri, whole genome shotgun sequence, a single window of DNA contains:
- the CNTD1 gene encoding cyclin N-terminal domain-containing protein 1 isoform X2, whose amino-acid sequence MGTEVPLGARGRDSGPVFCGVAPEIIEDTLIHLATENEQYLSELPEQAGCFKETRIVEFIFLLAEKWHLDLPTRYQAVELLERFMIKQVEQMCDGRGSTKGQRSSWSSVRDQITNTFVLRLVSCVQLASKLSLHYSRVTSDTALTFLQSIKYSYTKQELLESELAVLNTLQFHINVSTPLAYVELLLEVLGYNGCLLPAKPLHQLCVQLLDLCYLTRETIYDTLLKIAIENSTPSKLQIAKFLTVKEDFMLLAVGVISTGVFILSPGHWEQAVEHLNCITGITAQSILEFSYAVVRRVVGSTTPEQHRGTRSPQDRIPPQK is encoded by the exons atggggACTGAGGTGCCCCTGGGGGCCCGGGGCCGTGACTCAGGGCCCGTGTTCTGTGGGGTTGCTCCTGAGATTATCGAGGACACCCTGATCCACTTGGCCACGGAGAACGAGCAGTACCTGAGCGAGCTGCCCGAGCAGGCCGGGTGCTTCAAAGAGACGCGGATCGTGG AATTTATATTCCTTTTGGCTGAAAAATGGCACTTGGACCTGCCCACACGGTACCAGGCAGTGGAATTACTTGAACG GTTCATGATCAAGCAGGTAGAGCAGATGTGTGATGGCAGAGGGAGCACAAaaggccagaggagcagctggagctctgTCAGGGATCAGATCACCAACACCTTTGTCCTGAGACTCGTGTCCTGTGTTCAGCTTGCCAGCAAACTCTCTCTGCACTACAGT aGAGTGACCAGTGACACAGCTTTAACATTTCTGCAATCCATAAAATACTCCTACACTAAGCAGGAATTGCTGGAGTCAGAGCTTGCTGTTTTAAACACTCTGCAGTTCCACATCAACGTGTCAACCCCCTTGGCCTATGTGGAATTGCTCCTGGAGGTTCTAG GATACAATGGCTGCTTGCTTCCTGCCAAGCCTTTACACCAGCTGTGTGTGCAGCTGCTGGACCTCTGCTACCTGACCAGAGAGACCATCTATGACACCCTGCTGAAGATTGCCATCGAGAACTCCACACCCAGCAAACTGCAGAT AGCCAAGTTTTTAACAGTGAAGGAAGATTTCATGCTCCTGGCTGTTGGAGTTATCAGTACAGGGGTGTTCATCCTGAgccctgggcactgggagcag gctgTGGAGCATTTAAACTGCATCACTGGCATCACTGCCCAGAGCATCCTGGAGTTCTCCTACGCCGTGGTGAGGCGCGTGGTTGGCAGCACCACACCCGAGCAGCACCGTGGCACCAGATCCCCTCAGGACAGAATCCCTCCTCAGAAATAG
- the CNTD1 gene encoding cyclin N-terminal domain-containing protein 1 isoform X1, whose protein sequence is MGTEVPLGARGRDSGPVFCGVAPEIIEDTLIHLATENEQYLSELPEQAGCFKETRIVEFIFLLAEKWHLDLPTRYQAVELLERFMIKQVEQMCDGRGSTKGQRSSWSSVRDQITNTFVLRLVSCVQLASKLSLHYSRVTSDTALTFLQSIKYSYTKQELLESELAVLNTLQFHINVSTPLAYVELLLEVLGYNGCLLPAKPLHQLCVQLLDLCYLTRETIYDTLLKIAIENSTPSKLQIAKFLTVKEDFMLLAVGVISTGVFILSPGHWEQVQSLLKALAPREHGAKVVYLFQHSKTQCQGCGAFKLHHWHHCPEHPGVLLRRGEARGWQHHTRAAPWHQIPSGQNPSSEIEPPCPSSHWPSSRSCHTADSCPCSVTLPSAAQGYLNSVMC, encoded by the exons atggggACTGAGGTGCCCCTGGGGGCCCGGGGCCGTGACTCAGGGCCCGTGTTCTGTGGGGTTGCTCCTGAGATTATCGAGGACACCCTGATCCACTTGGCCACGGAGAACGAGCAGTACCTGAGCGAGCTGCCCGAGCAGGCCGGGTGCTTCAAAGAGACGCGGATCGTGG AATTTATATTCCTTTTGGCTGAAAAATGGCACTTGGACCTGCCCACACGGTACCAGGCAGTGGAATTACTTGAACG GTTCATGATCAAGCAGGTAGAGCAGATGTGTGATGGCAGAGGGAGCACAAaaggccagaggagcagctggagctctgTCAGGGATCAGATCACCAACACCTTTGTCCTGAGACTCGTGTCCTGTGTTCAGCTTGCCAGCAAACTCTCTCTGCACTACAGT aGAGTGACCAGTGACACAGCTTTAACATTTCTGCAATCCATAAAATACTCCTACACTAAGCAGGAATTGCTGGAGTCAGAGCTTGCTGTTTTAAACACTCTGCAGTTCCACATCAACGTGTCAACCCCCTTGGCCTATGTGGAATTGCTCCTGGAGGTTCTAG GATACAATGGCTGCTTGCTTCCTGCCAAGCCTTTACACCAGCTGTGTGTGCAGCTGCTGGACCTCTGCTACCTGACCAGAGAGACCATCTATGACACCCTGCTGAAGATTGCCATCGAGAACTCCACACCCAGCAAACTGCAGAT AGCCAAGTTTTTAACAGTGAAGGAAGATTTCATGCTCCTGGCTGTTGGAGTTATCAGTACAGGGGTGTTCATCCTGAgccctgggcactgggagcaggtACAGTCACTGCTGAAGGCATTGGCTCCACGGGAACACGGTGCCAAGGTGGTTTATCTGTTCCAGCACAGCAAAACACAGTGCCAAG gctgTGGAGCATTTAAACTGCATCACTGGCATCACTGCCCAGAGCATCCTGGAGTTCTCCTACGCCGTGGTGAGGCGCGTGGTTGGCAGCACCACACCCGAGCAGCACCGTGGCACCAGATCCCCTCAGGACAGAATCCCTCCTCAGAAATAGAACCACCCTGTCCCTCCAGTCACTggcccagcagcaggagctgtcacACTGCTGacagctgtccctgctctgtgacaCTGCCCAGCGCAGCTCAGGGTTACCTGAATTCTGTCATGTGTTAA
- the CNTD1 gene encoding cyclin N-terminal domain-containing protein 1 isoform X3 codes for MIKQVEQMCDGRGSTKGQRSSWSSVRDQITNTFVLRLVSCVQLASKLSLHYSRVTSDTALTFLQSIKYSYTKQELLESELAVLNTLQFHINVSTPLAYVELLLEVLGYNGCLLPAKPLHQLCVQLLDLCYLTRETIYDTLLKIAIENSTPSKLQIAKFLTVKEDFMLLAVGVISTGVFILSPGHWEQVQSLLKALAPREHGAKVVYLFQHSKTQCQGCGAFKLHHWHHCPEHPGVLLRRGEARGWQHHTRAAPWHQIPSGQNPSSEIEPPCPSSHWPSSRSCHTADSCPCSVTLPSAAQGYLNSVMC; via the exons ATGATCAAGCAGGTAGAGCAGATGTGTGATGGCAGAGGGAGCACAAaaggccagaggagcagctggagctctgTCAGGGATCAGATCACCAACACCTTTGTCCTGAGACTCGTGTCCTGTGTTCAGCTTGCCAGCAAACTCTCTCTGCACTACAGT aGAGTGACCAGTGACACAGCTTTAACATTTCTGCAATCCATAAAATACTCCTACACTAAGCAGGAATTGCTGGAGTCAGAGCTTGCTGTTTTAAACACTCTGCAGTTCCACATCAACGTGTCAACCCCCTTGGCCTATGTGGAATTGCTCCTGGAGGTTCTAG GATACAATGGCTGCTTGCTTCCTGCCAAGCCTTTACACCAGCTGTGTGTGCAGCTGCTGGACCTCTGCTACCTGACCAGAGAGACCATCTATGACACCCTGCTGAAGATTGCCATCGAGAACTCCACACCCAGCAAACTGCAGAT AGCCAAGTTTTTAACAGTGAAGGAAGATTTCATGCTCCTGGCTGTTGGAGTTATCAGTACAGGGGTGTTCATCCTGAgccctgggcactgggagcaggtACAGTCACTGCTGAAGGCATTGGCTCCACGGGAACACGGTGCCAAGGTGGTTTATCTGTTCCAGCACAGCAAAACACAGTGCCAAG gctgTGGAGCATTTAAACTGCATCACTGGCATCACTGCCCAGAGCATCCTGGAGTTCTCCTACGCCGTGGTGAGGCGCGTGGTTGGCAGCACCACACCCGAGCAGCACCGTGGCACCAGATCCCCTCAGGACAGAATCCCTCCTCAGAAATAGAACCACCCTGTCCCTCCAGTCACTggcccagcagcaggagctgtcacACTGCTGacagctgtccctgctctgtgacaCTGCCCAGCGCAGCTCAGGGTTACCTGAATTCTGTCATGTGTTAA
- the BECN1 gene encoding beclin-1, translated as MEAARAGGGGTGGTAHVSFVCQRCCQPLKLDTSFKVLDRLTIQELTAPLVSAAPARPGDLHGEESALTEVRRGRRRGAAAAAAPPGLPVTGFPCLQEAFVENRQDGVSRRFIPPARMMSTESANSFTLIGEASDGGTMENLSRRLKVTGDLFDIMSGQTDVDHPLCEECTDTLLDQLDTQLNITENECQNYKRCLEILEQMNEDDKEKLQTELKELALEEERLIQELEDVEKNRKIVAEDFEKVRAEAERLEQEEAQYQKEYCEFKRQQLELDDELKSVDNQMRYAQMQLDKLKKTNVFNATFHIWHSGQFGTINNFRLGRLPSVPVEWNEINAAWGQTVLLLHALANKMGLKFQRYRLVPYGNHSYLESLTDKSKELPLYCSGGLRFFWDNKFDHAMVAFLDCVQQFKEEVEKGETRFCLPYRMDVEKGKIEDTGGSGGSYSIKTQFNSEEQWTKALKFMLTNLKWGLAWVSSQFYNK; from the exons ATGGAGGcagcgcgggcgggcggcggcggcaccggcggcACGGCGCACGTCAGCTTCGTGTGCCAGCGCTGCTGCCAGCCGCTCAAGCTCGACACCTCCTTCAAGGTGCTCGACCGCCTCACCATCCAGGAGCTCACCG CCCCGCTGGTGAGCGCCGCCCCGGCCAGGCCCGGGGACCTGCACGGAGAGGAGAGCGCCCTCACGGAGGtacggcggggccggcggcggggagcggcggcagcggcagctcccCCGGGCCTGCCGGTAACGGGGTTTCCTTGCCTCCAGGAAGCTTTCGTGGAGAACCGGCAGGATGGCGTGTCCAGGAGGTTCATCCCGCCTGCCAG AATGATGTCAACAGAAAGTGCCAACAGCTTCACGCTGATCGGAGAGGCCTCGGATGGCGGCACCATGGAAAACCTCAGCAGGAGACTGAAG GTCACTGGAGACCTCTTTGACATCATGTCTGGGCAGACAGACGTGGATCACCCCCTGTGTGAGGAATGCACAGACACTCTGCTGGACCAGCTGGACACACAGCTCAACATCACAGAGAACGAGTGCCAGAACTACAA GAGATGCCTGGAGATTCTGGAGCAGATGAACGAGGATGACAAAGAGAAGCTGCAGacagagctgaaggagctggcacTGGAGGAGGAGCGGCTGATCCAGGAGCTGGAGGATGTGGAGAAGAACCGCAAGATTGTGGCTGAGGACTTTGAGAAAGTCAGGGCAGAGGCTGAgcggctggagcaggaggaggctcA GTACCAGAAGGAATACTGTGAGTTCAagaggcagcagctggagctggatgaTGAGCTGAAGAGTGTGGACAACCAAATGCGCTATGCCCAGATGCAGCTGGACAAACTAAAGAAAACCAACGTGTTCAATGCCACCTTTCACATCTG GCACAGTGGGCAGTTTGGCACAATAAATAACTTCAGGCTTGGCCGCCTCCCCAGCGTTCCTGTGGAGTGGAACGAGATCAACGCTGCCTGGGGGcagactgtgctgctgctgcatgccCTGGCCAACAAAATGGGCCTCAAGTTCCAGAG ATACCGCCTTGTCCCCTATGGCAACCACTCCTATTTGGAGTCTCTCACAGACAAATCCAAG GAGCTTCCCCTGTACTGCTCTGGAGGCCTGAGGTTCTTCTGGGACAATAAGTTTGATCATGCCATGGTGGCATTCCTGGACTGTGTGCAGCAGTTCAAAGAGGAAGTGGAGAAAGGTGAAACTCGGTTTTGTTTGCCTTACAG GATGGACGTGGAGAAAGGAAAGATTGAAGACACAGGTGGCAGTGGTGGCTCTTATTCAATTAAAACACAATTTAACTCTGAAGAGCAGTGGACAAAAGCACTAAAATTCATGTTAACTAACCTGAAATGGGGCCTGGCCTGGGTCTCATCCCAATTCTATAACAAGTAA
- the PSME3 gene encoding proteasome activator complex subunit 3 isoform X1: protein MASLLKVDPEVKLKVDSFRERITSEAEDLVANFFPKKLLELDGFLKEPILNIHDLTQIHSDMNLPVPDPILLTNSHDGLDGPNMKKRKLEDHDETFQGTKVFVMPNGMLKSNQQLVDIIEKVKPEIRLLIEKCNTVKMWVQLLIPRIEDGNNFGVSIQEETVAELRTVESEAASYLDQISRYYITRAKLVSKIAKYPHVEDYRRTVTEIDEKEYISLRLIISELRNQYVTLHDMILKNIEKIKRPRSSNAETLY from the exons ATGGCCTCGCTGCTCAAGGTGGACCCGGAGGTGAAGCTCAAG GTTGACTCCTTCAGGGAGCGGATCACGAGTGAG GCTGAGGACCTCGTAGCAAACTTTTTCCCAAAGAAGCTGTTAGAACTCGATGGATTCCTTAAG GAACCCATCCTGAATATTCATGATCTGACTCAGATCCATTCGGACATGAACCTCCCAGTGCCTGACCCAATTCTTCTCACCAACAGCCACGATGGACTGGATGGG CCAAACATGAAAAAGAGGAAGCTGGAAGACCACGACGAGACCTTTCAGG GTACCAAAGTGTTTGTGATGCCCAATGGGATGCTGAAGAGCAACCAGCAGCTGGTGGACATCATAGAGAAAGTGAAACCAGAGATCAGGCTGCTCATTGAGAAGTGCAATACG GTCAAAATGTGGGTGCAGCTTCTCATTCCCAGGATAGAGGATGGGAACAACTTTGGTGTTTCTATTCAG GAAGAAACAGTTGCTGAGCTTAGGACTGTGGAGAGTGAGGCAGCATCTTACCTGGACCAGATTTCTAG ATACTATATCACAAGAGCAAAGTTGGTTTCCAAAATAGCCAAGTACCCTCACGTG GAGGATTATCGGCGCACCGTGACGGAGATCGACGAGAAGGAGTACATCAGCCTGCGCCTCATCATTTCAGAGCTGAGAAATCAATAT GTCACTTTGCATGACATGATCCTTAAAAACATTGAGAAGATCAAGAGGCCTCGGAGCAGCAATGCTGAGACCCTCTATTAA
- the PSME3 gene encoding proteasome activator complex subunit 3 isoform X2 — translation MASLLKVDPEVKLKVDSFRERITSEAEDLVANFFPKKLLELDGFLKEPILNIHDLTQIHSDMNLPVPDPILLTNSHDGLDGPNMKKRKLEDHDETFQGTKVFVMPNGMLKSNQQLVDIIEKVKPEIRLLIEKCNTVKMWVQLLIPRIEDGNNFGVSIQEETVAELRTVESEAASYLDQISRYYITRAKLVSKIALLGSFLLSPWKNKVFGKGLPAVVRGQLGY, via the exons ATGGCCTCGCTGCTCAAGGTGGACCCGGAGGTGAAGCTCAAG GTTGACTCCTTCAGGGAGCGGATCACGAGTGAG GCTGAGGACCTCGTAGCAAACTTTTTCCCAAAGAAGCTGTTAGAACTCGATGGATTCCTTAAG GAACCCATCCTGAATATTCATGATCTGACTCAGATCCATTCGGACATGAACCTCCCAGTGCCTGACCCAATTCTTCTCACCAACAGCCACGATGGACTGGATGGG CCAAACATGAAAAAGAGGAAGCTGGAAGACCACGACGAGACCTTTCAGG GTACCAAAGTGTTTGTGATGCCCAATGGGATGCTGAAGAGCAACCAGCAGCTGGTGGACATCATAGAGAAAGTGAAACCAGAGATCAGGCTGCTCATTGAGAAGTGCAATACG GTCAAAATGTGGGTGCAGCTTCTCATTCCCAGGATAGAGGATGGGAACAACTTTGGTGTTTCTATTCAG GAAGAAACAGTTGCTGAGCTTAGGACTGTGGAGAGTGAGGCAGCATCTTACCTGGACCAGATTTCTAG ATACTATATCACAAGAGCAAAGTTGGTTTCCAAAATAGCTTTATTGGGATCTTTTTTGTTATCTCCTTGGAAGAATAAGGTTTTTGGGAAAGGTCTTCCAGCTGTTGTTAGAGGGCAGCTTGGATATTAA